The window ATTTGCAATTGGTGACCTGGTGGAGTCAAAGATTTTTCGGCGTCGCGGAAGGGTCACGGAAATTAAAGGGAATGACGTCGTTGTTGCTTTCGGTCAGGTCAAGATGACCGTACCGGCAGAAACGCTGGTTATTGTTAAGCAGAATTTAGCCGAAACTTCTATATTGCAGATGGACGAATTTGAATTCGTTCCCCGACTCAACATTCGGGGGATGACACGAGAAGAAGCCGAGGAAGCGCTTGATCAATTTCTTGCTGAAGCCGAAGCCGCCGGTGCAAAAGAGTTGTCAATCCTGCACGGCAAGGGTACAGGAACTTTGCGTCAGATGTTGTGGCGCCGTCTTCGTAAAGACCAGCGAGTTAGCGAAGTGAGGTTTGCTGAGCCAAGAGAAGGTGGGATGGGTGTTACTTTAGTGAGATTGCGGGGCAATAATGATTAAACCTGAGGTTATTGAGCGGATTCGGCAGGAAACCGATATCGTAGAGCTAATCAGTGGTTATGTTGCTTTAAAAAAGGTCGGGCGAAACTACCGCGGATTGTGCCCATTTCACGCTGAACGGTCGCCGTCGTTTTATGTAAGCCCGGAGCGGCAGTCTTATCACTGTTTTGGCTGTGGCGCGGGCGGTACCGCAATAACTTTTGTGATGCAATACGAAAAAATGGAGTTTCCGGAAGCGGTGAAGTTTCTGGCAAAGCGGTTGGGGATAACAGTTGAAGAAGAGCGCGGTGGTGATAAGCATCAGACCCTTTACGATGTCTGTGAAAAGGTGTCCCGATTTTATGAAGAGTGCCTTACAAAATCGGCTACCGCACAGGATTACATTCAGAAACGGGGTTTGAGCAACTCTACCGTGAAGCGTTTTCGGTTGGGGTTTGCCCCGGGCGGGAATATATTACGAGGTGCGGCACGCCGTTTAGGTCTCGCCGAAGAACTGTTACTGCAGGCGGGATTGGTGGTCAAGAAGGACGATGGTTTAATCGATTACTTTCGGGAGAGGATTATATTCCCGATTTTTTCCGTCTCCGGAAAGGTTATTGGGTTCGGGGGCAGGGTAGTAGGTGAGGGCGAACCGAAATACTTGAATTCCCCCGATACGCCGATATTTCATAAAGGTGAGATACTTTACGGGATTTTTCAGGCAAAGTCTTATATCCGCGAGGAAATTCCGATACTGGTGGAAGGTAATTTTGACCTGTTGACGCTGGTCGATAACGGATTTAACAATGTTGTTGCTGGTATGGGAACTGCACTTACCGCAGCTCAAGCCTTACTGATTCGGCGGTACAATAGGCAGGCGGTCCTTTGCTATGATGGTGACGAGGCTGGGAAAAAGGCTTGCTGGCGGTCACTTAACACTTTACTGGCGTCAGGTATTGACCCGGGAATCGTATTACTACCGCAAGGGTACGACCCGGATAGTTATCTGCGAACGAAGGGACGGGAAGATTTCCTCGGCCTGATAAGCCGGCGACGCGACTTTGTTGACTTTGTGATTGGCGAGAAGATGCCACAAACGGTTGCTGAGCAGCGTGAGGTAATCGAGGAGTTGCGGTCATTACTCGCGATGATTCCCGATGAGGCGAGTCGGGAACTTTATGCCGTCCGAATTGCCAAGGTTTTTAACATTAACCAAGGAGTTTTGCTGAATGGCAAGTTAGCAGAAAAGTCAAAATCAGAACCAGTTCATCCACTGATGAAGTCAGCGGGGTCGATACTGGAAGAAAATCTGGTCGCGGCGCTGGTTCAAAAACGCCAGTTTGCTTTAGTGGCAGTGGAATTTTCCTTTTCCGATACTGTCCAAGATAAGACACTTAGGAAGATCGCCCGGCTTGCCGAACAGGTCTGTGATGAACCGGGATTTGGACCGGCTTTGTTGATGGATTTAATAGACGATGAGGAGGCACGGCAGCGGATTGCCCGGTGGGTCTTTAGCGATGGGACGCTGCCTTCAGAAGGGGAGTTTCGTAACCGAGTGCGGCAGTTCCGGGCGCGTTGGCTCCACCAGCAGATTGAAGAGGCAGACCGCGCTGGTGATAAGGCACTGGTAGAACTCTTGTTGCAGGAACGTAATCGGTTATTAAAAGGAGTTGTTTAAGAAAGGGGTGGACAGGTATGAAAAAAGGTAGAGAATTTAAGATGAAAGGTATCAAAAAGAATAAAAAGGGACCAGTAGTTAAAGAAGATATTACTGAGTCCGAACAACCAGATTGGCTGGAGATTGTCTACAAAAGGGCGGCGATCGATAAACAAATTACTTACGACGAACTGGAGGAGTTGTTACCCGATGAAGTTTTGACCACCCCGGAAAAACTGGAAGAACTAATTGCCGACCTCGACCGGAATGGGATTCAGATGACTGATAGTCATACACCCGAAGAAGAAGTTATGATACCCCGTCGGGGTCCCAAACCGGTAGTGCAAAGAACAGACGACCCAACCAAGGCATACTTTCGAGAACTGGCAAAGTTGCCCTTGCTATCACGGGAAGAAGAGGTTAAGTATTCGCGCGAGATGGAGGAGGGGTACAACAGTTTAATTCAATACCTGTTTGAACCGGTTGCGATGATGAAGCGGTTGGTTGAGGAATGCAAGGCGATTGAAGAAGGAACCCGTTCTCTGGACCA is drawn from candidate division WOR-3 bacterium and contains these coding sequences:
- the dnaG gene encoding DNA primase, which translates into the protein MIKPEVIERIRQETDIVELISGYVALKKVGRNYRGLCPFHAERSPSFYVSPERQSYHCFGCGAGGTAITFVMQYEKMEFPEAVKFLAKRLGITVEEERGGDKHQTLYDVCEKVSRFYEECLTKSATAQDYIQKRGLSNSTVKRFRLGFAPGGNILRGAARRLGLAEELLLQAGLVVKKDDGLIDYFRERIIFPIFSVSGKVIGFGGRVVGEGEPKYLNSPDTPIFHKGEILYGIFQAKSYIREEIPILVEGNFDLLTLVDNGFNNVVAGMGTALTAAQALLIRRYNRQAVLCYDGDEAGKKACWRSLNTLLASGIDPGIVLLPQGYDPDSYLRTKGREDFLGLISRRRDFVDFVIGEKMPQTVAEQREVIEELRSLLAMIPDEASRELYAVRIAKVFNINQGVLLNGKLAEKSKSEPVHPLMKSAGSILEENLVAALVQKRQFALVAVEFSFSDTVQDKTLRKIARLAEQVCDEPGFGPALLMDLIDDEEARQRIARWVFSDGTLPSEGEFRNRVRQFRARWLHQQIEEADRAGDKALVELLLQERNRLLKGVV